One Clostridium sp. CM027 genomic window carries:
- the lpdA gene encoding dihydrolipoyl dehydrogenase produces MEKDIVIIGGGPGGYVAAIRAAQLGAKVCIVEKGELGGTCLNRGCIPTKALYRNAEILNTLKNINEFGIVVDSYSFSVEEIQNRKDKIVNQLVNGVEQLLKSNNIDVILGTACLKDKNTVSISLKNGELREIITKNIIIATGSIPLIPNIPGIDLPGVFTSENILEFKEVPNKLAIIGGGVIGVEFAGIFNALGSKVTVIEFLPSILAQVDTDLTKRLSVSLKRKGIDMSINTKVISIEKSNEQLIVTADGKKGEIVFTADNVLVSVGRTPMTEGLNIENLGISLNRRAIVVDENYETNIPGIYAIGDVNGISMLAHAATHQGKKVVERIMGYIAPYSSEIIPSCIFAFPEIACVGITENEAKKKGMEYKTSKFLFGANGKALALGEGEGLVKVIATLEDIIIGVHIMGPHASDLIHEGAMAINNNMNVSNIASMIHAHPTLSEAFEEAVLGLKGEAIHMVPAKKR; encoded by the coding sequence ATGGAGAAGGATATAGTTATAATTGGGGGAGGCCCTGGGGGATATGTTGCTGCTATTCGTGCAGCTCAGCTGGGTGCTAAGGTTTGTATTGTAGAAAAAGGTGAGCTTGGTGGAACATGTTTAAATAGAGGATGTATTCCTACAAAGGCGCTATATAGAAATGCTGAAATTTTAAATACTTTAAAGAATATTAATGAATTTGGAATCGTGGTAGATAGTTACAGTTTTAGCGTAGAAGAAATTCAAAATAGAAAAGACAAAATAGTTAATCAACTAGTGAACGGGGTAGAACAATTATTAAAGTCAAATAATATAGATGTAATTTTAGGGACAGCTTGTTTGAAAGATAAAAATACAGTTTCTATCTCTCTTAAGAATGGAGAATTAAGAGAAATAATAACGAAAAATATAATTATAGCAACTGGGTCTATTCCATTAATACCTAATATACCGGGTATAGATCTACCAGGAGTATTTACTAGTGAAAATATATTAGAATTTAAAGAAGTGCCTAATAAATTAGCAATTATAGGCGGCGGTGTTATAGGTGTGGAGTTTGCAGGTATATTTAATGCATTAGGATCAAAGGTAACTGTTATAGAGTTCTTGCCAAGTATTCTTGCTCAAGTGGATACTGATTTAACAAAGAGATTGAGTGTTTCACTTAAAAGAAAAGGTATAGATATGAGTATCAACACAAAGGTAATTAGTATTGAAAAATCTAATGAACAGCTAATTGTAACTGCCGATGGGAAAAAAGGAGAAATTGTGTTTACGGCAGATAATGTATTGGTATCCGTTGGTAGAACGCCTATGACTGAAGGGCTTAATATTGAGAATTTGGGTATATCGCTTAATAGAAGAGCTATTGTGGTAGATGAAAATTATGAAACTAACATTCCAGGTATTTATGCTATTGGTGATGTGAATGGAATAAGTATGCTTGCTCATGCAGCAACGCATCAAGGTAAAAAAGTGGTTGAGAGAATTATGGGTTATATTGCTCCTTATTCTAGTGAAATAATACCAAGTTGTATTTTTGCATTTCCAGAGATAGCTTGCGTAGGCATAACAGAAAACGAAGCCAAAAAAAAGGGAATGGAGTATAAAACAAGTAAATTTTTATTTGGAGCTAATGGCAAGGCATTAGCACTAGGTGAAGGAGAAGGATTAGTAAAGGTTATAGCAACGCTTGAGGATATAATCATTGGAGTGCATATAATGGGACCTCATGCATCGGATTTAATTCATGAAGGGGCTATGGCTATAAATAATAATATGAATGTTTCAAACATCGCTAGCATGATACATGCTCATCCAACACTATCTGAAGCTTTTGAAGAAGCAGTGTTAGGGTTAAAAGGTGAAGCTATTCATATGGTACCTGCTAAAAAAAGATAG
- the surE gene encoding 5'/3'-nucleotidase SurE produces the protein MRLLLTNDDGINAKGLYALAKELEKNHEVIIVAPYNEKSACGHSITLTRPLIVRETKIEGLKSKAYSVDGTPADCVKIAINKLIDSKSDCKIDMVVSGINKGLNLGTDVLYSGTVSAAIEATIYKIPAMAVSMEIKRNIENYEMAAKYAGKILLKAIENNIKNDIVLNVNIPMLRDNEIKGIKVCKIGSRLYNNRYIETIGENNETQYEIKGEVIDIHEDDSDTIYFKEGYVTVTPLHYDLTNFKMLDETRKWF, from the coding sequence ATGAGATTATTGCTTACAAACGATGATGGTATAAATGCAAAGGGGTTATATGCTTTAGCTAAAGAACTCGAAAAAAATCATGAAGTAATTATTGTAGCACCATATAATGAAAAAAGCGCTTGCGGACATTCCATAACCCTTACAAGGCCACTTATTGTTAGAGAAACAAAAATTGAAGGGTTAAAATCAAAAGCTTATAGCGTAGATGGAACACCAGCAGATTGTGTAAAAATAGCAATTAATAAGCTCATTGATAGTAAAAGTGATTGTAAAATAGATATGGTAGTATCCGGAATCAATAAAGGATTAAATTTAGGTACTGATGTCTTATATTCCGGTACAGTTTCTGCAGCTATAGAAGCGACTATTTATAAAATACCAGCTATGGCGGTTTCTATGGAAATTAAGCGAAATATTGAAAATTATGAAATGGCAGCTAAATATGCTGGAAAGATATTGCTTAAGGCTATTGAGAATAACATTAAGAATGATATTGTATTAAATGTGAATATTCCTATGCTAAGGGATAATGAAATAAAAGGAATTAAAGTATGTAAAATTGGAAGTAGATTGTATAACAACCGTTATATAGAAACTATTGGAGAAAATAATGAAACTCAATATGAAATTAAGGGTGAGGTAATAGATATTCATGAGGATGATTCTGACACAATATATTTTAAAGAGGGGTATGTTACTGTAACTCCACTTCATTATGATTTAACTAATTTTAAAATGTTAGATGAAACACGCAAATGGTTTTAA
- a CDS encoding bifunctional homocysteine S-methyltransferase/methylenetetrahydrofolate reductase codes for MNIKEKPLIFDGAMGTYYASVCENPLSKCELANIYDKNTILNIHKEYINAGCKAIKTNTFGANKISLESNFDTVKEVIVKGYEIAREATKGTEVLVFADIGPIPFLEMMDLWEAYKEIVDLFLDLGATYFIFETFSSDEYLAEISRYIKEKNPNTYILMELAVSPEGFTRLGINGEKFIEKVSQIPTIDACGFNCFSGPYHLLQYIKTLNIENKTISVMPNSGYPTIINNRTFFNNTKEYFAVQMLEIAKQGVAIIGGCCGTTPEFIRETVAKIKGLSTREIVPSKTGKVKIEKLIVKNLLLEKIRIGKKIIAVELDPPLDTGIEFFMNSAKSLKENGVDAITIADCPIARVRVDSSLLACKLKRELDITTIPHMTCRDRNINATKALLLGLNIEGVNNVLVVTGDPIPSAQRDEVKGMFSFNSAILANYITNLNDITFSSPFNICGALNVNAINFSSQLLHAKKKIESGVTMFLTQPILTKQAVENLKRARSELPAKILGGIIPIVSYKNACFMNNEISGISVSEEIIELYKDISKEEARVLAIKISTEIAEEIYPYVDGYYLITPFKRIDIITDIIKNISTINN; via the coding sequence ATGAATATTAAAGAAAAACCATTAATTTTTGATGGCGCAATGGGGACATATTACGCAAGTGTTTGTGAAAATCCATTATCCAAATGTGAACTTGCAAATATTTATGATAAAAATACCATACTAAATATACATAAGGAATATATAAATGCTGGTTGCAAGGCAATTAAAACCAATACATTTGGAGCAAATAAAATTAGCCTTGAAAGTAATTTTGATACGGTTAAAGAGGTTATTGTAAAAGGTTATGAGATAGCAAGGGAAGCCACAAAGGGTACTGAGGTTTTAGTTTTTGCCGATATTGGGCCAATACCATTTTTAGAAATGATGGATTTATGGGAGGCATACAAAGAAATAGTAGATTTGTTTTTAGATCTCGGTGCAACATATTTTATATTTGAAACTTTTAGCAGTGATGAATATCTTGCTGAGATTTCAAGGTATATTAAGGAGAAAAATCCAAATACATATATTTTGATGGAACTTGCGGTTTCACCAGAAGGGTTTACAAGACTTGGAATAAATGGTGAAAAATTTATAGAGAAAGTTTCGCAAATACCAACTATTGATGCCTGTGGATTCAACTGCTTTTCTGGGCCATATCACTTACTTCAATATATTAAAACTCTTAATATAGAAAATAAAACTATTTCTGTTATGCCAAACTCAGGGTATCCAACAATAATAAATAATCGTACGTTTTTTAATAATACTAAAGAATATTTTGCTGTGCAAATGCTAGAAATAGCAAAGCAAGGTGTGGCTATTATTGGTGGTTGTTGCGGTACAACTCCAGAATTTATAAGGGAAACTGTTGCAAAAATAAAAGGTTTATCAACACGCGAAATTGTTCCGAGTAAAACTGGAAAAGTTAAAATTGAGAAATTAATTGTTAAAAACCTTCTCCTGGAAAAAATCAGAATTGGGAAAAAAATTATTGCGGTAGAATTAGACCCACCACTTGATACAGGAATTGAATTTTTTATGAATAGTGCTAAGAGTCTTAAAGAGAATGGAGTTGATGCAATAACCATTGCAGATTGTCCTATTGCAAGAGTAAGGGTAGATAGTAGTCTACTCGCTTGTAAGTTGAAAAGAGAACTCGACATCACAACAATTCCACATATGACATGTCGCGATAGAAATATTAATGCTACAAAGGCATTACTTCTAGGCTTAAATATTGAGGGGGTAAATAACGTTTTAGTGGTAACAGGTGACCCTATACCCTCAGCCCAGCGTGACGAGGTTAAGGGGATGTTTAGTTTTAATTCTGCAATACTTGCTAACTATATAACCAATCTAAATGATATAACATTTTCATCACCTTTTAATATTTGTGGTGCTTTAAACGTAAATGCTATTAATTTTAGTAGCCAACTATTACACGCAAAAAAGAAAATTGAAAGTGGAGTAACTATGTTTTTAACACAGCCAATTTTAACAAAGCAGGCTGTAGAAAATTTAAAACGGGCACGTAGTGAATTGCCTGCTAAGATATTAGGTGGAATTATTCCGATTGTAAGCTATAAGAATGCTTGCTTTATGAACAATGAAATTTCTGGAATAAGCGTTTCTGAGGAAATTATAGAACTATATAAGGACATTTCAAAAGAAGAAGCTAGGGTTCTTGCAATTAAAATATCTACTGAAATAGCGGAAGAAATCTACCCTTATGTAGATGGATATTATCTTATTACACCGTTTAAAAGAATTGATATTATTACTGATATTATTAAGAATATAAGCACTATTAATAATTAA
- a CDS encoding metalloregulator ArsR/SmtB family transcription factor, producing the protein MGKNIEVCTCSNIHEDVVEKVRKSIPREETLYDLAELFKVFGDGTRIKILCVLFETEMCVCDIAALLNMTQSAISHQLRVLKNARLVKYRREGKVVYYSLDDQHVKQIFDQGLIHIKELR; encoded by the coding sequence ATGGGAAAAAACATAGAGGTTTGTACATGTTCTAATATACATGAAGATGTAGTAGAAAAAGTAAGAAAATCAATACCACGTGAGGAAACGTTATATGACTTAGCAGAGCTTTTCAAAGTTTTTGGAGATGGTACGAGAATTAAAATTCTTTGTGTGTTATTTGAAACTGAAATGTGTGTTTGTGATATAGCTGCTCTTCTTAATATGACTCAATCAGCTATTTCTCATCAACTTCGTGTGCTTAAAAATGCTAGACTTGTTAAGTATAGACGTGAGGGAAAGGTTGTCTACTATTCTTTAGATGATCAGCATGTTAAACAAATTTTTGATCAAGGACTTATACACATAAAGGAACTTAGATAA
- a CDS encoding heavy metal translocating P-type ATPase, whose amino-acid sequence MSTIIKREFILEGLGCANCANKIEAQCKKIDGVLDANINFVTKSLVIQFQSEEKIISVIDDAKKIVKRIEPGVKFIVKQVKTFKHEEKGHSHNHDHNHDHGEEGTNKNKIIRFSVGVVIFIVAVLFKLDYLIEFALFLISYLLIGGDVLIVAVKNILRGQLFDENFLMALATVGAFSIGQFSEGVGVMLFYQVGEFFQDIAVNKSRKSISALMDIRPDYANKKIKDEIVKVDPEEVHIGDIIIVKPGEKVPLDGIVIEGKSLVDTAALTGESVPREVKSGDEILAGCINKNGLLTIEVAKEFGESTLAKILDLVQNASSKKAPTENFITKFARYYTPIVVISATALAILPPLLIPGATFSQWIYKALVFLVVSCPCALVISIPLGFFGGIGGASKNGILVKGGNYLEALNSVEVVIFDKTGTLTKGVFVVTQMHTEGEISRDELLEYAAHAESNSNHPIATSIIKAYGKDIRSEDIEGVEEIAGKGIRAKVKGKHVLAGNSKLMDSEKISYNKAGNVGTIIYVAIDKKYAGSIIISDEIKEDSIQAIVDLKSMGVKKIVMLTGDNKDIATSIGKILGVDEVYSELLPHEKVEKLELLQKEKSPKGKIVFVGDGINDAPVLARADIGIAMGGVGSDAAIEAADIVIMTDEPSKIAEAIKIAKRTKTIVMQNIIFALSVKAVILTLAVFGISTMWEAVFGDVGVALIAVLNSMRAMKVNS is encoded by the coding sequence ATGAGTACTATAATAAAAAGAGAATTCATTTTAGAAGGTCTAGGTTGTGCTAATTGTGCAAACAAAATTGAAGCTCAATGTAAAAAGATAGATGGAGTATTAGATGCAAATATAAATTTTGTCACTAAAAGCTTAGTAATTCAATTTCAAAGTGAAGAAAAAATAATAAGTGTTATAGATGATGCAAAAAAAATAGTTAAAAGAATAGAACCTGGTGTTAAATTTATAGTAAAACAAGTAAAAACATTTAAGCATGAGGAAAAGGGTCATAGCCATAACCATGATCATAACCATGATCACGGGGAAGAAGGAACTAATAAAAATAAAATTATACGTTTCTCTGTAGGTGTAGTAATTTTCATCGTAGCAGTTTTGTTTAAATTAGATTATTTAATTGAATTTGCGTTATTCCTCATAAGTTATTTATTAATTGGTGGAGACGTCCTAATAGTTGCAGTGAAAAATATATTAAGAGGACAATTATTTGATGAGAATTTCTTAATGGCACTCGCTACAGTAGGAGCATTTTCTATTGGACAATTTTCAGAAGGCGTTGGGGTTATGCTTTTTTATCAAGTAGGAGAATTTTTCCAAGATATCGCTGTAAATAAATCAAGAAAATCTATATCTGCGCTTATGGATATAAGGCCAGATTATGCAAATAAAAAAATTAAAGATGAAATTGTAAAGGTAGATCCAGAGGAAGTACACATTGGGGATATTATAATAGTAAAGCCCGGAGAAAAAGTGCCATTAGATGGTATTGTTATAGAAGGAAAATCATTAGTAGATACAGCTGCATTAACTGGTGAATCAGTTCCAAGAGAAGTTAAAAGCGGCGATGAAATTTTGGCAGGGTGCATAAATAAAAATGGATTATTAACTATAGAGGTTGCGAAAGAATTTGGAGAATCAACCCTTGCAAAAATTTTGGATTTAGTGCAAAATGCTAGCAGCAAAAAAGCACCAACTGAAAATTTTATAACTAAATTTGCAAGATATTACACACCGATTGTAGTTATAAGTGCAACAGCACTAGCAATACTTCCACCCCTTTTAATACCTGGTGCTACTTTCTCACAATGGATATATAAAGCATTGGTATTTTTAGTAGTATCTTGCCCTTGTGCACTCGTAATATCTATTCCACTTGGATTTTTTGGAGGAATAGGTGGTGCATCTAAAAATGGTATTTTGGTTAAAGGTGGAAATTACTTGGAGGCATTAAATAGCGTTGAAGTAGTAATTTTTGATAAGACAGGAACACTAACTAAAGGAGTATTTGTGGTTACGCAGATGCATACAGAAGGTGAGATAAGTAGGGATGAATTATTAGAGTATGCAGCTCATGCAGAAAGCAATTCTAATCATCCTATTGCTACATCTATAATAAAAGCTTATGGCAAAGATATACGTAGTGAAGATATTGAAGGCGTCGAAGAAATAGCTGGAAAAGGTATTAGGGCTAAAGTTAAAGGGAAACATGTGTTAGCTGGTAATTCAAAGTTAATGGATAGTGAGAAAATTTCCTATAATAAAGCTGGAAATGTAGGCACAATAATATATGTAGCTATAGACAAGAAATATGCAGGTAGTATTATAATTTCAGATGAGATAAAAGAAGACTCTATTCAAGCAATAGTCGATTTGAAATCTATGGGTGTTAAAAAAATAGTAATGCTTACTGGTGACAATAAAGATATAGCGACGAGTATTGGAAAAATACTTGGTGTAGATGAAGTTTACTCAGAACTTCTTCCACACGAGAAGGTAGAAAAATTAGAATTGCTTCAAAAAGAAAAATCACCTAAAGGGAAGATAGTATTTGTAGGAGATGGAATTAATGATGCACCGGTGCTCGCAAGAGCAGATATTGGGATTGCAATGGGTGGTGTAGGTTCTGATGCTGCAATAGAGGCGGCAGATATAGTAATAATGACAGATGAACCATCAAAAATTGCTGAAGCTATAAAAATTGCTAAAAGAACAAAAACAATTGTTATGCAAAATATTATCTTTGCACTAAGTGTAAAAGCAGTTATTTTAACATTGGCAGTTTTCGGAATTTCAACTATGTGGGAAGCTGTTTTTGGTGATGTAGGAGTCGCTTTAATTGCAGTGTTAAATTCAATGAGAGCAATGAAGGTTAATAGCTAA
- a CDS encoding GntR family transcriptional regulator: protein MCTNLPKNIINQGGKNLRKISKDNPIPLHYQIKEILQEMIENEVLKPGESIPTERELCEIQGVSRMTVNKAIMSLVNEGLIYREQGKGTFVSTAKVNSEISRLKGFTEQMQENGVVSKTKILSFKVIDATKKCKLELKMPEDENKIIEIKRLRFSDQQPVAIETAWLPYYLFNGMTKEIIEDKSLYEIFRQKYGHHPDKAKQTIEPTMLNQYESTLLNQENDALALIFRRTTYLENETPIEYTKAIYRSDKYKYQINLK, encoded by the coding sequence ATGTGCACTAATTTACCAAAAAATATTATTAATCAAGGAGGGAAAAATTTGAGAAAAATTTCGAAGGATAACCCTATACCACTTCATTATCAAATAAAAGAAATATTACAGGAAATGATAGAAAATGAAGTTTTAAAGCCAGGGGAATCAATTCCAACAGAAAGAGAACTGTGTGAAATTCAAGGGGTCAGCAGAATGACCGTAAATAAGGCTATTATGTCCTTAGTAAATGAGGGGTTAATTTATAGAGAACAGGGAAAAGGGACGTTTGTGTCTACTGCAAAGGTTAATAGTGAAATATCACGGCTCAAAGGATTTACTGAGCAAATGCAAGAAAATGGAGTGGTATCAAAAACTAAAATATTATCTTTTAAGGTAATAGACGCAACAAAGAAATGCAAGCTTGAGCTGAAAATGCCTGAAGATGAAAATAAGATTATTGAGATTAAAAGACTGAGATTTAGTGATCAGCAACCAGTAGCAATTGAAACAGCATGGCTTCCATATTATTTATTTAATGGAATGACTAAAGAAATTATTGAAGATAAATCACTATATGAAATTTTTCGTCAAAAGTATGGTCATCATCCGGATAAAGCGAAACAAACAATTGAACCTACAATGTTAAATCAATATGAAAGTACCCTTCTTAACCAAGAAAATGATGCTTTGGCACTAATATTTAGGCGAACCACCTATTTAGAAAATGAAACTCCAATTGAATATACCAAAGCCATATATAGAAGTGATAAGTATAAATATCAAATAAACTTAAAATAA
- the murQ gene encoding N-acetylmuramic acid 6-phosphate etherase, with protein MKGNNENKFNLDTMNTFEILKKVNDEDKKVAIAIENELSNIEKAVELIVESFEDGGRLFYIGSGTSGKLGVMDASECPPTFGTADSMVQGIISGGKEAISGWLEHTEDDPELAILDLEKVNINKKDVIVGVTASGNTPYVVRAMEYAKEMGCKTIALICNSKGKIKDICEVTIDIEVGSELILGSTRMKAGTAQKMVLNMLSTVAMIKLGKTYTNLMVNVRPINKKLQQRVREIVKLATGVDDALVNKNLEICEYDPKVCIVKIKKDVTLKKAKEALEKTKGNVAKALATL; from the coding sequence ATGAAGGGAAATAATGAAAATAAATTTAATTTAGATACAATGAACACCTTTGAAATTCTTAAGAAAGTGAATGATGAGGATAAAAAAGTAGCTATAGCTATTGAAAATGAGCTAAGTAATATAGAGAAAGCCGTGGAACTAATAGTTGAAAGCTTTGAAGATGGTGGGAGGCTTTTTTATATTGGTAGTGGCACAAGTGGAAAATTAGGAGTAATGGATGCATCAGAATGTCCTCCTACATTTGGTACCGCGGATTCTATGGTTCAAGGAATTATTTCTGGTGGAAAAGAGGCAATAAGTGGATGGCTTGAACATACGGAGGATGATCCAGAACTGGCGATTCTAGATTTAGAAAAGGTAAATATAAATAAAAAAGATGTAATAGTCGGCGTAACAGCTAGTGGTAATACCCCTTATGTTGTACGCGCTATGGAATACGCTAAAGAAATGGGTTGCAAAACTATAGCACTTATATGTAATTCAAAGGGCAAAATCAAAGATATTTGCGAAGTTACTATAGATATAGAGGTTGGATCAGAATTAATACTAGGATCAACTAGAATGAAAGCAGGTACTGCACAAAAAATGGTTTTAAATATGTTAAGCACTGTGGCCATGATAAAACTTGGCAAAACTTATACTAACTTGATGGTTAATGTACGACCTATTAATAAAAAGTTACAACAACGTGTACGCGAAATAGTAAAGCTTGCCACAGGTGTGGATGATGCCCTAGTGAATAAAAATCTAGAAATCTGCGAATATGACCCTAAAGTGTGTATTGTTAAAATTAAAAAAGATGTAACCCTTAAAAAAGCAAAAGAAGCCTTGGAAAAGACCAAGGGAAATGTAGCTAAGGCATTAGCAACATTATAA
- the nagA gene encoding N-acetylglucosamine-6-phosphate deacetylase, producing MKAIVNGKLIMRDRIIYDSVIIFDTKIIDIINNDNFLQYKKEYKEEILVIDAKGKYVSPGFIDIHIHGSGGYDTMDATATALRVISTTIAENGVTSYLPTTMTMDSISIYSALDAIRQAMSLENEGAKILGAHMEGPFINEKYKGAQKADNIIKPNYDIIKDYLDIIKIITLAPEKDENHSFIKKVKSNSKITLSVGHSDASYEEAVRAIEDGITHATHTFNAMTPLNHRKPGIVGAIFTNDITCELIADLIHVHPAIFKMLINIKHKDKMVLITDSMRAGCMKSGNYELGGQKVTVENGAARLQDGTLAGSVLTLNKAVKNMLNHSDLEIYEVVAMASHVPAKVINMDNKKGRLEAGFDADIVVFDNDIDVFLTIVEGKIVYETQK from the coding sequence ATTAAAGCTATAGTTAATGGAAAACTTATTATGAGAGATAGAATAATTTATGATAGTGTAATAATTTTCGATACAAAAATTATAGACATTATAAATAATGATAACTTCCTTCAGTATAAAAAAGAGTATAAGGAAGAAATACTAGTGATAGATGCTAAGGGTAAATATGTATCACCTGGCTTTATTGATATTCATATTCACGGCTCCGGAGGCTATGATACCATGGATGCAACGGCTACGGCATTGAGGGTTATAAGTACTACAATAGCTGAAAATGGAGTAACATCTTATCTACCTACTACAATGACTATGGACTCAATTAGTATATATAGTGCGTTAGATGCTATTAGACAGGCAATGTCATTAGAAAATGAAGGGGCAAAGATTCTAGGGGCACATATGGAGGGACCTTTCATAAATGAGAAGTACAAAGGGGCTCAGAAGGCGGATAATATTATAAAGCCCAATTATGATATTATAAAGGATTATTTAGATATTATTAAAATTATAACCCTTGCGCCAGAAAAGGATGAAAATCATAGTTTTATAAAAAAAGTAAAAAGTAATTCTAAAATTACATTATCAGTAGGTCATTCAGATGCAAGTTATGAAGAGGCTGTACGTGCTATTGAGGATGGCATAACACATGCGACTCATACATTCAATGCTATGACTCCCTTAAATCATAGAAAACCAGGAATTGTAGGTGCAATTTTCACAAATGATATAACATGCGAGCTAATAGCGGATCTAATACATGTTCATCCAGCAATTTTTAAGATGCTCATAAATATCAAACATAAAGATAAAATGGTACTTATAACAGATTCTATGAGAGCTGGATGTATGAAGAGTGGCAATTATGAGCTTGGTGGACAGAAGGTAACAGTTGAAAATGGAGCTGCAAGACTTCAGGATGGAACACTCGCAGGTAGTGTTTTAACCTTAAATAAGGCTGTTAAAAACATGTTAAATCATAGTGATTTAGAAATCTATGAGGTAGTGGCAATGGCATCGCATGTTCCGGCAAAGGTTATTAATATGGATAATAAAAAGGGCAGGTTAGAGGCTGGATTCGATGCAGATATAGTTGTTTTTGATAATGATATAGATGTATTTTTAACAATAGTAGAAGGCAAAATAGTTTACGAAACTCAAAAGTAA
- the nagB gene encoding glucosamine-6-phosphate deaminase has product MRILVLDNYEEMSKKAALMIASQVMLKPDSVLGLATGDTPLGMYKELIALYNKKEVDFNEVRTFNLDEYYGINREDPQSYYNYMINNLFNSINVNVKNINVPDGMAMDIEASCRGYENKIKEVGGIDMQILGIGGNGHIGFNEPDVTFEAETHLVNLNEQTIEANSRFFKSRKDVPVKAISMGIKTIMNSKKIILLANGLNKAEAIERAVKGKINPNMPASILQLHNDVTIILDKKAASNL; this is encoded by the coding sequence ATGAGAATATTAGTTTTAGATAATTATGAAGAAATGAGTAAAAAAGCTGCTTTGATGATTGCAAGCCAAGTTATGTTAAAGCCTGATAGTGTATTGGGCCTAGCTACTGGAGATACTCCACTTGGCATGTATAAGGAATTAATTGCGTTGTATAACAAAAAAGAAGTAGATTTTAATGAGGTCAGAACTTTTAACCTGGACGAATATTATGGAATTAATAGAGAAGATCCTCAAAGCTACTATAATTATATGATTAATAATTTGTTTAATAGTATAAATGTAAACGTAAAAAATATTAACGTGCCTGATGGTATGGCAATGGATATTGAGGCTTCATGCAGAGGCTATGAAAATAAAATAAAAGAAGTTGGCGGCATAGATATGCAGATCCTTGGTATAGGTGGAAATGGGCATATTGGATTCAATGAACCAGATGTAACCTTTGAGGCAGAAACGCATTTAGTTAATCTTAATGAACAAACAATAGAAGCTAATTCTAGGTTTTTTAAGTCAAGAAAGGATGTACCAGTAAAAGCGATAAGTATGGGAATAAAGACAATAATGAACTCTAAGAAAATTATTTTACTTGCTAACGGCTTAAATAAGGCTGAAGCTATAGAAAGAGCTGTTAAAGGTAAAATAAATCCTAATATGCCTGCTTCAATTCTGCAGCTTCATAATGATGTAACAATAATTTTAGATAAAAAGGCTGCTAGTAATTTATAA
- a CDS encoding CBS domain-containing protein, with amino-acid sequence MNIAFFLTPKSELVYEKPSSTMRQALERMEYHRYTSVPLINETGNYVGTLTEGDLLWKLKNTPNLSFNDTNKILIEDIPRHISNKAVLISADIESLISLAKDQNFVPVVDDNGVFIGIIKRSDIITYCYNLLYEHNELKALI; translated from the coding sequence ATGAACATAGCATTTTTTCTTACACCTAAAAGTGAACTTGTTTATGAAAAACCAAGCTCTACAATGAGGCAAGCATTAGAACGGATGGAGTACCACAGATACACATCTGTGCCCTTAATAAATGAAACAGGTAATTATGTAGGTACTTTAACAGAAGGTGATTTATTATGGAAACTAAAGAATACTCCAAATTTAAGTTTTAATGATACAAATAAAATTTTAATTGAAGATATCCCAAGGCATATCTCTAACAAAGCAGTATTAATTAGTGCAGATATAGAGAGCTTAATATCACTAGCGAAGGATCAAAACTTTGTCCCCGTTGTAGATGATAATGGTGTTTTTATAGGAATAATTAAAAGAAGTGATATAATAACTTATTGTTATAATTTATTATACGAACATAATGAATTGAAAGCTTTAATTTAA